A portion of the Roseovarius sp. SCSIO 43702 genome contains these proteins:
- a CDS encoding Hpt domain-containing protein, with the protein MIDWARVAELRREVGADDFGEIVEIFLEEVETGIDKLRGPVLPEGLEDLFHFLKGSALNLGFDRFSVLCRSGEIAMARGDRAGLDLSATISAFDRSREEFLAGLPALLDGARSGTPQGPGHS; encoded by the coding sequence TTGATAGATTGGGCGCGCGTGGCCGAACTCCGGCGCGAAGTCGGGGCGGACGATTTCGGCGAGATCGTCGAGATTTTCCTCGAGGAGGTCGAAACCGGGATCGACAAGCTGCGCGGCCCGGTCCTGCCGGAAGGGCTCGAAGACCTGTTTCACTTCCTGAAAGGCAGCGCTCTCAATCTCGGTTTCGACCGATTCTCGGTGCTCTGCAGATCGGGTGAGATCGCGATGGCCAGGGGTGATCGCGCGGGGCTGGACCTTTCCGCGACGATAAGTGCGTTCGACCGCTCCCGCGAGGAATTCCTCGCCGGTCTCCCGGCGCTCCTCGATGGCGCTAGATCAGGAACTCCGCAAGGACCTGGTCATTCGTGA
- the ilvA gene encoding threonine ammonia-lyase IlvA, with protein sequence MSDFVDRARAAERAMRAVFPETPLLRNEHLSERYGANILLKREDLTPVRSYKLRGAFNAMRKVMAAGEKPTFVCASAGNHAQGVAFMCQHFDVRGVIFMPVTTPQQKIGKTAKFGGDSIEIRMVGDYFDDTLAAAQAYCREIGAHFLPPFDDEDVIEGQASVAAEIEAQLGGFPDHIVMPVGGGGLAAGVLSYVGEASRITLVEPEGGACLNAALAAGEPVKLKRVDNFADGAAVAQIGQRTFERLKTLDPARSRTINEDRLCTTMIEMLNVEGIVLEPAGALSIDALKDMREEIAGKTVICVTSGGNFDFERLPEVKERAQRYSGVKKYFILRMPQRPGALKDFLNILGPEDDIARFEYLKKSARNFGSVLIGIETTSPGNFARIEAALDDEGFTYRDITNDQVLAEFLI encoded by the coding sequence ATGAGCGATTTCGTCGATAGGGCGCGCGCCGCCGAGCGCGCGATGCGGGCGGTGTTTCCCGAAACGCCGCTCCTGCGTAACGAGCATTTGTCGGAGCGGTATGGCGCGAACATCCTTCTCAAGCGCGAGGATCTGACGCCGGTTCGGTCCTACAAGCTGCGCGGCGCGTTCAACGCGATGCGCAAGGTCATGGCGGCGGGAGAAAAGCCTACTTTCGTGTGCGCGAGCGCGGGAAACCACGCGCAAGGCGTTGCGTTCATGTGCCAGCATTTCGATGTTCGTGGCGTGATCTTCATGCCGGTGACGACGCCGCAGCAGAAGATCGGAAAAACCGCGAAATTCGGCGGTGACAGTATCGAGATACGGATGGTCGGGGATTACTTCGACGACACGCTCGCGGCCGCCCAGGCATATTGCCGCGAGATCGGCGCGCATTTCCTGCCGCCTTTCGACGACGAGGACGTGATCGAAGGTCAGGCTTCGGTCGCGGCGGAGATCGAGGCGCAGCTTGGCGGTTTCCCTGATCACATCGTCATGCCGGTGGGCGGGGGCGGGCTGGCGGCCGGTGTCCTGAGCTATGTCGGGGAGGCGAGCCGGATCACGCTGGTCGAGCCGGAAGGCGGCGCCTGTCTCAACGCGGCGCTCGCGGCGGGGGAGCCGGTGAAGCTGAAGCGGGTGGACAATTTCGCGGATGGCGCGGCGGTCGCGCAGATCGGCCAGCGGACGTTCGAGCGGCTGAAAACCCTCGATCCGGCGCGGTCGCGGACGATCAACGAGGACCGGCTATGCACGACGATGATCGAGATGCTGAATGTCGAGGGGATCGTTCTCGAACCCGCGGGCGCCTTGTCGATCGACGCCTTGAAAGACATGCGTGAGGAAATCGCCGGGAAGACGGTGATCTGTGTCACGTCCGGCGGCAATTTCGATTTCGAACGGTTGCCCGAGGTGAAGGAGCGCGCGCAGAGATATTCTGGCGTGAAGAAGTATTTCATCCTGCGGATGCCGCAGCGCCCCGGTGCGTTGAAGGATTTCCTGAACATCCTCGGCCCAGAGGATGACATCGCGCGGTTCGAGTATCTCAAGAAATCCGCGCGCAACTTCGGTTCAGTCCTGATCGGGATCGAGACCACGTCGCCCGGGAACTTCGCGAGGATCGAGGCCGCGCTCGATGACGAGGGCTTCACCTATCGCGATATCACGAATGACCAGGTCCTTGCGGAGTTCCTGATCTAG
- a CDS encoding CoA pyrophosphatase, with product MSDPLHQVLRALERPMRPSSDFDLNHGIVLPERRLLRPAGVLVPIHGDPDRPTVILTKRSSALKHHPGQIAFPGGKQDEGDTDVIAAALREAREEIALDESNLEILGTMPAHETVTGFSVTPVVARVRERFDPVPEAGEVDEVFEVPLAHVLDCGRYRIEGRHWRGIKRHYYVAPFGPYYVWGATARMLRQLAEAVRDED from the coding sequence ATGAGTGATCCGCTGCACCAGGTCCTGCGGGCGCTGGAGCGGCCCATGCGCCCGTCGTCGGATTTCGACCTGAATCACGGGATCGTCTTGCCGGAAAGGCGGCTGCTTCGGCCCGCGGGCGTGTTGGTGCCGATCCATGGCGATCCCGATCGTCCGACCGTGATCCTGACGAAAAGGTCCTCGGCGCTGAAGCATCATCCGGGGCAGATCGCCTTTCCGGGGGGCAAGCAGGACGAGGGCGACACGGATGTGATCGCTGCGGCGCTGCGCGAGGCGCGCGAGGAGATCGCGCTTGACGAGAGCAATCTCGAGATACTGGGGACGATGCCCGCGCATGAGACCGTGACGGGATTCAGCGTCACGCCCGTGGTTGCCCGAGTGCGCGAGCGGTTCGACCCGGTGCCCGAGGCGGGCGAAGTGGACGAGGTTTTCGAGGTGCCGTTGGCGCATGTGCTCGACTGTGGCCGTTATCGGATCGAGGGCCGGCACTGGCGGGGGATCAAACGTCACTATTACGTGGCGCCGTTCGGGCCCTATTACGTCTGGGGCGCGACCGCGCGGATGCTGCGCCAATTGGCGGAGGCGGTGCGCGATGAGGATTGA
- a CDS encoding Hsp33 family molecular chaperone HslO: protein MTLAQKIAWDDTVLPFQLDASDIRGRVARLDGVLDEILRQHAYPPQVEALIAEMALLTVMVGQTVKLRWKLSLQVQTKGAVRMIATDYYAPAAEGEPARIRAYASFDRDRLSNAAPFEQLGDGYFAILLDQGEGTTPYQGITPIAGGSLAACAEAYFAQSEQLPTRFKLSFGTSREPGGAESWRAGGIMIQHMPKASPFAKEGGSGEGGLLKAGDIVEGEEGENWVRTNLLLDTAEELELIGPSVAPTDVLYRLFHEEIPRVFDVQAVRFGCTCSEERVRQSLSIYSSGDIEKMTTEEGRVTADCQFCGAHYDLDPATLGFDADKDE from the coding sequence ATGACCCTTGCTCAAAAGATCGCCTGGGACGACACGGTCCTGCCCTTCCAACTGGATGCGAGCGATATTCGGGGACGCGTGGCGCGCCTTGATGGCGTGCTGGACGAAATCCTGAGGCAGCACGCCTATCCGCCGCAGGTTGAGGCGCTCATCGCGGAGATGGCGCTTCTGACTGTCATGGTCGGGCAGACGGTGAAGCTGCGATGGAAGCTGAGCCTCCAGGTGCAGACCAAGGGCGCGGTTCGGATGATCGCGACGGATTACTACGCGCCCGCTGCGGAAGGCGAGCCGGCGCGCATCCGTGCCTATGCCAGTTTCGACCGCGACCGTCTGAGCAATGCGGCGCCCTTCGAGCAGCTTGGCGACGGATATTTCGCGATTCTTCTGGACCAGGGCGAGGGCACCACGCCCTACCAGGGGATCACGCCGATCGCGGGCGGCAGCCTTGCCGCATGCGCGGAGGCTTATTTCGCGCAATCCGAGCAGCTTCCGACGCGGTTCAAGCTGAGCTTCGGCACGTCGCGCGAGCCCGGCGGCGCGGAAAGCTGGCGCGCGGGGGGTATCATGATCCAGCATATGCCCAAGGCATCCCCCTTCGCGAAGGAAGGCGGGAGCGGCGAGGGGGGGCTCTTGAAGGCCGGAGATATTGTCGAAGGCGAAGAGGGAGAGAACTGGGTGCGGACGAACCTGCTTCTCGACACGGCCGAGGAACTCGAGCTGATAGGCCCCTCGGTTGCGCCCACCGACGTTCTCTACCGGCTCTTTCACGAGGAAATTCCGCGCGTCTTCGACGTGCAGGCGGTGCGGTTCGGCTGCACCTGTTCGGAGGAGCGCGTGCGTCAGAGCCTTTCGATCTATTCCTCGGGCGACATCGAGAAGATGACGACCGAGGAGGGCCGTGTCACTGCGGATTGCCAGTTCTGCGGCGCGCATTACGACCTTGACCCCGCGACGCTGGGGTTCGATGCGGACAAAGATGAGTGA
- a CDS encoding PP2C family protein-serine/threonine phosphatase, translated as MTPLIDPFETSPGTGAAIRDVLIVDDSRLQRRLLASLLGQWGFAVREADSGAAALELCAERPPDLVLSDWMMPGMDGLDFCRAFRELAQEDYGYFILLTSKGEKEEIARGLDAGADDFLTKPVNADELRARIEAGERILRMGRELSQKNRVIRATLDELQTLYDSIDRDLVEAQKLQQSLVSERHKDFGAGEASLFLRSSGRVGGDLVGVFEASPTRVGLYSIDVSGHGISSALMTARLAGYLSASAPDQNVALERDGKGGYVMRAPSETVAMLNALFLDELETEHYFTMALADVDLASGRVQIAQAGHPHPIVQRRSGACEIVGGGGLPVGLIEAADFQQFEVTLGPGDRLMIHSDGIVECAGPDGRLLGDDGLAHILSALKQTRALACLESIAWKMTEFAGTDRFHDDVSAVMFEFKDWCMVV; from the coding sequence ATGACACCTTTGATTGACCCGTTTGAAACTTCTCCCGGCACGGGGGCCGCGATCCGCGACGTGCTGATCGTGGACGACAGCCGATTGCAGCGGCGCCTCCTTGCAAGCCTGCTCGGGCAGTGGGGATTTGCCGTGCGAGAGGCGGACTCGGGGGCCGCGGCGTTGGAGCTTTGCGCCGAGAGGCCGCCCGACCTCGTTCTCAGCGACTGGATGATGCCGGGCATGGACGGGTTGGACTTCTGTCGCGCGTTTCGCGAACTGGCGCAGGAGGATTACGGGTATTTCATTCTTCTGACCTCGAAGGGCGAGAAGGAAGAGATCGCGAGGGGCCTCGACGCGGGGGCGGATGACTTCCTGACAAAGCCGGTCAATGCGGACGAGCTTCGCGCGCGGATCGAGGCGGGGGAGCGGATCCTGCGCATGGGGCGCGAGCTTTCGCAGAAGAACCGGGTGATCCGGGCCACGCTCGACGAGTTGCAGACGCTTTACGACAGCATCGACAGGGATCTGGTCGAGGCCCAGAAGCTTCAGCAATCGCTGGTGAGCGAACGCCACAAGGATTTCGGGGCGGGGGAGGCGTCGCTCTTTCTGCGATCGAGCGGTCGGGTGGGGGGCGACCTCGTGGGCGTGTTCGAAGCGAGTCCGACGCGCGTCGGGCTCTACAGCATCGACGTCTCGGGGCACGGGATCAGCTCGGCCCTGATGACCGCGCGCCTGGCCGGGTATCTTTCGGCCTCGGCGCCGGATCAGAACGTGGCGCTCGAACGGGACGGAAAGGGGGGATACGTGATGAGAGCGCCCTCCGAAACTGTCGCGATGCTCAACGCGCTCTTCCTCGATGAGCTCGAGACCGAGCATTACTTCACCATGGCGCTTGCGGACGTGGACCTTGCCAGTGGCCGCGTGCAGATCGCGCAGGCCGGGCATCCCCACCCGATCGTGCAGCGCCGATCCGGTGCCTGCGAGATCGTGGGCGGCGGCGGATTGCCCGTGGGCCTGATCGAAGCGGCGGATTTTCAGCAGTTCGAAGTGACGCTGGGACCGGGCGACCGGTTGATGATCCATTCCGACGGGATCGTCGAATGTGCCGGACCCGACGGGCGGCTTCTGGGCGATGACGGGCTGGCGCATATCCTGTCCGCGCTCAAGCAGACCCGTGCCTTGGCCTGTCTTGAATCGATCGCCTGGAAGATGACCGAGTTTGCCGGCACCGACAGGTTCCACGATGATGTCTCGGCCGTGATGTTCGAATTCAAGGACTGGTGCATGGTCGTCTGA
- a CDS encoding NUDIX domain-containing protein, protein MIRRVGEPVRPDIRYRIRPGVYAILPHGDGVLLTHQDRPEPELQLPGGGVDPGESPLRALHREVFEETGWRIARPRRLGAYRRFVYMPEYDQWAEKICTIFVAHPALCLGEPGEAGHTAMLTDWRTAATEVASVGDRMFMRQFLR, encoded by the coding sequence ATGATTCGACGCGTTGGGGAACCCGTGCGGCCCGACATCCGCTACAGGATCCGGCCCGGTGTCTATGCGATCCTGCCACATGGCGACGGTGTGCTGCTGACCCATCAGGACCGGCCCGAGCCGGAACTTCAATTGCCCGGCGGTGGCGTCGATCCTGGCGAATCGCCGCTGCGCGCGCTTCATCGCGAGGTTTTCGAGGAGACCGGTTGGCGGATCGCGCGGCCCCGGCGTCTGGGCGCCTATCGGCGGTTCGTCTACATGCCTGAATACGACCAATGGGCCGAGAAGATCTGCACGATCTTCGTGGCGCACCCGGCGCTCTGCCTCGGCGAACCGGGCGAGGCGGGCCACACGGCGATGCTCACCGACTGGCGCACCGCGGCGACCGAGGTGGCCAGCGTGGGCGACCGGATGTTCATGCGGCAGTTCCTGCGCTGA
- a CDS encoding CCA tRNA nucleotidyltransferase yields MRIEGDWLDAPELRAVFEMLTEAGHRALVVGGAVRNAVMGLPVTDMDLATDARPERVMALAEKAELKAVPTGIEHGTVTVISGETPFEITTFRRDEKTFGRKAHVAFTDDLTEDARRRDFTMNALYVGPDGVVIDPVGGLDDARAGRVRFIEDAGQRIEEDYLRILRFFRFNAVYGRDGLDPEALSAIAERLDGLKHLARERVGAEMRKLLGATDPGVAVAAMERVGVLMRILPGASSEAIPPLVHVEGKMGLSPNAIRRLAALGGEAPDAALRLSRAEAGRLERYRAGIASVQGPGELAYRLGADEARDVLALRAAVGMPLPEGWAAAVKRGSEAVCPVTARDLMPEFEGPALGERLRAVEDAWIASGFTKTQEDLL; encoded by the coding sequence ATGAGGATTGAGGGCGATTGGCTGGACGCACCGGAGCTGCGCGCGGTCTTCGAAATGCTGACGGAGGCAGGCCACCGGGCGCTGGTTGTCGGTGGCGCGGTGCGCAATGCCGTGATGGGCCTGCCCGTCACCGACATGGACCTGGCGACCGATGCGCGCCCCGAGAGGGTGATGGCGCTGGCCGAAAAGGCGGAGTTGAAGGCGGTTCCGACCGGGATCGAGCACGGGACGGTCACGGTGATCAGCGGCGAGACGCCATTCGAGATCACGACCTTCCGCCGCGACGAGAAGACTTTCGGGCGCAAAGCGCATGTGGCTTTTACCGACGATCTGACCGAGGACGCGCGGCGGCGGGATTTCACGATGAACGCGCTCTACGTAGGCCCCGATGGCGTGGTGATCGACCCGGTGGGCGGGCTTGACGATGCGCGTGCGGGGCGCGTGCGGTTCATAGAAGACGCCGGGCAACGGATCGAAGAGGATTACCTGCGCATCCTGCGCTTCTTTCGCTTCAACGCCGTTTATGGCCGAGATGGGCTCGACCCCGAGGCGCTATCCGCCATCGCGGAGCGGTTGGACGGGCTGAAACACCTCGCGCGTGAGCGTGTGGGCGCGGAGATGCGCAAGTTGCTCGGGGCGACGGATCCGGGGGTGGCGGTTGCCGCCATGGAGCGTGTGGGCGTACTGATGCGGATCCTGCCGGGGGCCTCCTCCGAGGCGATACCACCGCTCGTGCATGTCGAAGGGAAGATGGGCCTTTCGCCGAACGCGATCCGGAGGTTGGCCGCGCTGGGCGGTGAGGCTCCGGACGCCGCGCTGCGGCTGAGTCGGGCGGAGGCCGGGCGGTTGGAGCGGTATCGTGCCGGTATCGCGTCGGTACAGGGGCCGGGGGAACTTGCCTATCGACTCGGAGCGGATGAGGCGCGCGATGTCCTCGCGCTCCGGGCGGCGGTGGGGATGCCCCTGCCGGAGGGTTGGGCCGCGGCGGTGAAGCGCGGGTCCGAGGCCGTCTGCCCGGTGACTGCGCGCGACCTGATGCCTGAATTCGAGGGCCCCGCGCTTGGCGAGCGGCTACGCGCGGTCGAAGATGCGTGGATCGCGTCGGGGTTCACGAAGACCCAAGAGGATCTTCTGTGA